In the genome of Myxococcus stipitatus, one region contains:
- a CDS encoding TIGR04552 family protein produces MKAPSLTPVLPDIPVRTVEEMGLRELERIRLILRGGSVIDWRRMHFQVREEVDRFLRLCQLDVSRPYDEAWARLVLADAVAYLRKTFNYRVADAVARPGEIHDLFLLASGAKGNARHRRIACVVLKVMHVIQHIEGRDLLFRLAISEAELAELVTEKVLGVAREMQEKGLPVVEFAHSIKTQDSLVTKLLAKKETVAAQVYDRTRFRIVTRSREDLLPVLYSLTQRLFPFHLVVPGQTENTLLPFKRVLEENPHFEQFIPNLHLDRNYEDREDRSGNTFSGSSYRALNFVVDIPVRMDAYLPPPEEDARPRKGRVVISLVEFQIVDEETARQNELGENSHESYKRRQKKRVLKRLSQGLVVPKRG; encoded by the coding sequence GTGAAGGCCCCCTCTCTAACTCCAGTTCTTCCTGACATCCCCGTTCGAACAGTTGAAGAGATGGGGCTCCGTGAGCTTGAGCGTATCCGCCTCATTTTGAGGGGGGGCTCGGTTATCGACTGGCGGCGAATGCACTTCCAGGTCAGGGAGGAGGTTGATCGATTCCTGCGCCTTTGTCAGCTCGATGTTTCCCGTCCATATGACGAAGCATGGGCCCGCTTGGTGCTGGCGGATGCAGTGGCGTATCTGCGCAAGACCTTCAACTATCGCGTGGCGGATGCTGTCGCCAGGCCCGGAGAAATTCACGATCTTTTCCTCTTGGCCTCAGGTGCCAAGGGAAATGCCAGGCACCGTCGCATCGCATGCGTTGTGCTGAAGGTGATGCACGTCATCCAGCATATCGAGGGCCGAGACCTGCTTTTTCGCTTGGCCATTTCTGAAGCGGAACTTGCGGAGCTAGTGACAGAGAAGGTTCTGGGCGTTGCGCGGGAAATGCAAGAGAAAGGGCTCCCGGTCGTTGAATTTGCGCACTCCATCAAAACACAGGACTCGCTTGTCACGAAACTCCTCGCGAAGAAGGAGACTGTGGCAGCTCAGGTGTATGATCGGACCCGTTTTCGGATTGTGACTCGCTCGCGAGAGGATTTGTTGCCAGTTCTCTATTCTCTCACGCAGCGGTTGTTTCCCTTTCACCTCGTTGTGCCTGGTCAAACAGAAAATACGCTGTTGCCATTCAAGAGGGTGCTCGAGGAAAATCCTCATTTTGAGCAATTCATCCCTAATCTTCACCTTGATCGCAACTATGAGGACCGGGAAGATCGCAGCGGCAATACATTTTCTGGTAGCTCTTATCGTGCTCTCAATTTCGTGGTGGACATTCCGGTGAGAATGGATGCCTACCTGCCCCCTCCTGAAGAAGACGCGCGACCCAGAAAGGGCCGCGTCGTCATCTCTCTGGTAGAGTTTCAGATTGTTGATGAAGAGACTGCACGACAAAATGAGTTGGGTGAGAACTCACATGAGTCGTACAAGCGCCGACAGAAAAAACGTGTATTGAAACGTCTCAGCCAGGGATTGGTCGTGCCCAAGCGCGGGTAG
- a CDS encoding Ig-like domain-containing protein, with translation MTNRLRLLTPLFSFFLLFGCINVPEVVDPPDGGGDRPDGGGADGGENPAHDFELGVAPQEETVLQGGAKSFLVSVVRKNGFQGSVAVVLANPPSGVSAPSVTIPASGTTATLNVSVAANVAPLSLTLTVRGISGTIQRDRSVVLNVVPQGSLAVSWVSPTESRSVVNGPLALEVSVEGGQAEQVELLKGDTVIQTWTSAPYRYQWDTEGEFTLKARATRGGSTYVSSERVVVVDRSAPRVESRQPAAGATQVSVQTPIQVTFNEPVRASSVTAANVGLSASGGTAIPSTVALSADGRTLTVTVTPPNVLPTSTTVTVNLGTNGQPIVDMAGNALTAEGTWSFTVPYWLPMGGAISEYPGSTSAEDVVLRIGTNGVPHIAWSESDGASRNIIVARWTGSAWVRLGTPLSALSENGTHADHPDMALDSSSNPTVIWDESTSDDVNRNLYGRRWTGSDWAVLPSFPPVSAGDHEQREYASIAFDGNGHLHLYTSIRDLSSRLEGFYLPPAGSAWMNSPTAFPREGLQPWGVSIATYGSNSIFAAYSTLLETETSSFRGITVLKNHSIEVGPPLIINSNGARAETPSITVDGAGNPYVAWVEYPPRSTDGSIFVANHDGSSWKFLDEKPSQFMTSNQAPTLVIDHQGRPVIAWSGFQTPERAIFVKRWEGNHWSSMGSALSIFPGANTGSFAPSLAMENGGHFMVAWHEFNGAASDIFVVKANR, from the coding sequence ATGACGAACCGACTTCGCCTGCTCACTCCCCTCTTCTCGTTCTTCTTGCTGTTTGGGTGCATCAATGTCCCGGAGGTCGTGGACCCACCGGATGGAGGTGGCGACAGGCCGGACGGCGGTGGGGCGGATGGCGGTGAGAACCCGGCTCACGACTTCGAGCTCGGGGTCGCTCCGCAGGAAGAGACGGTGCTCCAGGGCGGGGCGAAGAGCTTCCTGGTCTCCGTGGTCCGGAAGAATGGGTTCCAGGGAAGCGTGGCGGTGGTGCTGGCAAATCCGCCCTCGGGCGTGAGCGCACCGAGCGTGACGATTCCAGCATCCGGAACCACGGCGACCTTGAATGTGAGTGTTGCGGCGAATGTCGCGCCGTTGAGCCTGACGCTGACGGTCCGCGGGATTTCAGGGACGATTCAGCGGGACAGGAGCGTGGTGCTGAACGTGGTTCCCCAGGGGAGCCTGGCGGTGTCCTGGGTGTCGCCCACGGAGTCCCGAAGTGTGGTCAACGGACCTCTGGCCCTGGAGGTGTCCGTGGAGGGGGGGCAGGCAGAGCAGGTGGAGCTGCTGAAGGGGGACACGGTAATCCAGACGTGGACGTCGGCTCCGTACCGGTATCAGTGGGACACGGAGGGGGAGTTCACGCTGAAGGCTCGGGCGACGCGGGGCGGGTCGACGTACGTGAGCTCGGAGCGCGTCGTTGTGGTGGACCGCAGTGCACCGCGTGTTGAGTCGCGGCAGCCCGCGGCGGGGGCGACACAGGTGAGTGTCCAGACGCCGATTCAGGTGACTTTCAACGAGCCGGTCCGCGCTTCGAGTGTGACGGCCGCGAATGTGGGGCTCTCGGCGAGCGGCGGTACGGCCATTCCGTCGACCGTGGCGCTTTCGGCGGATGGTCGGACTTTGACTGTGACAGTGACTCCACCCAATGTGTTGCCCACTTCGACGACTGTGACTGTGAATCTGGGGACCAATGGGCAGCCGATTGTGGACATGGCGGGTAATGCCCTGACGGCCGAGGGGACTTGGAGCTTTACCGTTCCCTACTGGCTGCCGATGGGTGGGGCGATCAGTGAGTATCCTGGCAGCACTTCTGCTGAAGACGTCGTGCTACGGATTGGCACGAACGGGGTGCCTCACATTGCATGGTCCGAATCGGACGGGGCGAGTCGGAACATTATTGTCGCAAGATGGACAGGGTCTGCCTGGGTAAGATTGGGGACACCGCTAAGTGCGCTATCTGAAAATGGAACCCACGCGGACCACCCAGACATGGCTCTCGACAGCAGCAGCAATCCTACTGTCATCTGGGATGAGTCAACATCCGATGACGTCAACAGGAACCTATATGGTCGGCGATGGACAGGTAGCGATTGGGCTGTTCTTCCGAGTTTTCCACCAGTAAGCGCCGGGGATCATGAGCAACGTGAGTATGCCTCCATTGCATTCGATGGGAATGGGCATCTCCATCTCTACACTTCGATCAGGGATCTCAGCAGCCGACTCGAAGGCTTCTATCTCCCTCCGGCGGGCTCGGCATGGATGAATTCTCCAACAGCATTCCCACGCGAAGGGCTTCAGCCATGGGGAGTGTCCATTGCTACGTATGGATCAAACTCCATCTTTGCGGCCTACTCTACCCTTCTGGAGACAGAAACCTCTTCATTCCGAGGTATCACCGTCCTGAAAAATCACTCAATCGAGGTCGGACCTCCCCTCATCATCAACTCCAATGGGGCGCGAGCTGAAACGCCTTCGATTACAGTGGATGGAGCAGGCAACCCCTATGTCGCGTGGGTCGAGTATCCCCCAAGAAGCACGGATGGCTCTATTTTCGTCGCCAATCACGATGGTAGTTCCTGGAAGTTCCTGGATGAAAAGCCCAGTCAATTCATGACTTCAAACCAAGCCCCCACTCTTGTCATTGACCATCAGGGTCGGCCAGTGATCGCATGGAGTGGTTTCCAAACCCCAGAGCGCGCCATTTTCGTAAAGCGCTGGGAAGGAAACCACTGGTCCTCCATGGGCTCCGCGCTCAGTATTTTTCCAGGAGCCAATACAGGAAGTTTCGCGCCATCACTCGCGATGGAGAATGGAGGCCACTTCATGGTTGCATGGCACGAGTTCAACGGGGCGGCATCTGACATCTTTGTGGTCAAAGCCAACCGCTAA
- the gltJ gene encoding adventurous gliding motility protein GltJ — protein MRFVCDSCRAQYMISDDKVGPKGVKVRCKKCGHTITVRPAGAGTGKDSSSEPATSSTASVDASTPKKESDASAASTVPATLGTPPEGGLFTDVEEDEIGAVFDQVLSSGTHKIPSGEALGEAAAREATAENVRKLAEAEAEPDKEEDAKPAVSHDWYVAIDEKQVGPLSVEKVKDAWDRGEVGPDSLCWRSGFSDWIPLSETAELASVLAPRPSKPTIVAPEPVSGSQPTVQSGPVQSAFSAGKSSKGDSVLAASSEAPAGWKPSAASVLASLVKEENDALAKPPPTPAPALGREPVSQSRLLDVPMPPPEPVSSPALMGASAAMAAQMAAPQGPQAFPQQPMAPYGQPAPYGQQPYAQPVPAPYAAPPGYAPTYAQPAPAGGKGKMGLVVGIVVGVLGLGAGGFALTRGNGGAETPNQAQVAPQPVAVAPPAAAAPPPVAAPPPVAAQPVAAAQPPPTAGATGTQPPPAAGTVPVANPAVATGTPAVAATPPPVAAAPVATPPVAAQPPAETAKPLENAVAKVERPSTPRRTTGASSSTARREEPEAKPSRPERSSSNDGESDDFDELFGTKKPKAEAKPTEARPTAYIPPEPGGGGVPDTLQRSDIMEVVLNNKPAIVKCVNEQKKKDPMLSGKLVMRWSIQTSGKTSNVTCKTDEFKSTYMASCISGLIKGWAFPKHKKQGEPIDFPFTF, from the coding sequence ATGCGTTTCGTCTGTGACAGCTGCCGCGCGCAGTACATGATCAGCGACGACAAGGTTGGCCCGAAGGGGGTCAAGGTTCGTTGCAAGAAGTGCGGCCATACCATCACCGTGCGCCCGGCGGGCGCCGGGACGGGGAAGGATTCCTCGTCGGAGCCCGCGACTTCTTCCACCGCGTCGGTTGACGCCAGCACGCCGAAGAAGGAGTCCGACGCGTCGGCCGCCTCCACGGTGCCCGCGACCCTGGGGACTCCGCCCGAGGGCGGCCTCTTCACGGACGTGGAAGAGGATGAGATTGGCGCGGTCTTCGACCAGGTGCTGAGTTCGGGCACGCACAAGATTCCGTCTGGCGAGGCGCTCGGCGAGGCCGCGGCGCGGGAAGCCACGGCGGAGAACGTCCGCAAGCTCGCCGAGGCCGAGGCCGAGCCGGACAAGGAAGAAGATGCGAAGCCCGCCGTGTCGCACGACTGGTACGTCGCCATCGACGAGAAGCAGGTGGGACCGCTCTCCGTCGAGAAGGTGAAGGACGCGTGGGACCGAGGCGAAGTGGGGCCGGACAGCCTCTGCTGGCGTTCGGGCTTCAGCGACTGGATTCCGCTCTCGGAGACGGCGGAGCTGGCGTCGGTGTTGGCACCGCGTCCCTCGAAGCCGACCATCGTCGCGCCCGAGCCCGTGTCGGGCTCCCAGCCCACGGTGCAGTCGGGTCCCGTGCAGTCCGCGTTCAGCGCGGGCAAGTCGTCGAAGGGTGATTCGGTGCTCGCGGCGTCCTCGGAGGCGCCCGCGGGCTGGAAGCCCTCCGCCGCCAGCGTGCTGGCCTCGCTGGTGAAGGAGGAGAACGACGCGCTCGCGAAGCCTCCTCCGACGCCGGCACCCGCGCTGGGCCGCGAGCCTGTGTCGCAGTCGCGTCTGCTCGACGTGCCGATGCCTCCGCCCGAGCCCGTGTCCTCGCCCGCGTTGATGGGAGCGAGTGCGGCGATGGCCGCGCAGATGGCGGCGCCTCAGGGGCCACAGGCGTTTCCGCAGCAGCCCATGGCGCCGTACGGGCAGCCCGCACCGTATGGACAGCAGCCCTACGCTCAGCCCGTGCCCGCACCGTATGCGGCACCACCGGGATATGCGCCCACGTATGCGCAGCCGGCACCCGCGGGGGGCAAGGGGAAGATGGGCCTGGTGGTGGGGATTGTCGTGGGCGTGCTGGGGCTTGGGGCTGGAGGCTTCGCGCTGACGCGTGGCAATGGCGGCGCGGAGACGCCGAACCAGGCGCAAGTGGCGCCGCAGCCGGTCGCGGTGGCGCCTCCTGCCGCCGCTGCGCCTCCTCCTGTGGCCGCGCCGCCCCCTGTGGCCGCTCAGCCCGTGGCGGCGGCCCAGCCGCCTCCCACGGCGGGAGCTACGGGCACTCAGCCGCCTCCCGCGGCGGGAACGGTTCCTGTGGCGAATCCGGCTGTGGCGACGGGGACGCCGGCAGTCGCGGCGACGCCTCCCCCGGTGGCGGCTGCCCCTGTGGCGACTCCGCCTGTGGCGGCGCAGCCGCCTGCTGAGACCGCGAAGCCCCTGGAGAACGCTGTGGCGAAGGTGGAGCGGCCGTCGACGCCTCGGCGGACTACGGGGGCCTCGTCGTCGACTGCGCGGCGCGAGGAGCCCGAGGCGAAGCCTTCGCGGCCGGAGCGGTCATCCTCGAACGATGGCGAAAGCGATGACTTTGACGAGCTCTTTGGCACGAAGAAGCCGAAGGCCGAAGCCAAGCCCACGGAGGCTCGTCCCACGGCCTACATTCCGCCGGAGCCTGGAGGTGGTGGGGTTCCCGACACGCTTCAGCGTTCGGACATCATGGAGGTGGTGCTGAACAACAAGCCCGCCATCGTGAAGTGCGTGAACGAGCAGAAGAAGAAGGACCCGATGTTGAGCGGCAAGCTGGTGATGCGGTGGTCCATCCAGACGAGCGGCAAGACGTCGAACGTCACGTGCAAGACGGATGAGTTCAAGAGCACGTACATGGCGAGCTGCATCTCGGGCCTCATCAAGGGGTGGGCCTTCCCGAAGCACAAGAAGCAGGGCGAGCCCATCGACTTTCCGTTCACGTTTTGA
- the ffh gene encoding signal recognition particle protein, producing the protein MLETVTKGFRAAKNRLAGKSELTPELVDESLRDIRVSLLEADVAFDVVKKFVARVREKSVGELVQTTLTDASGQKRKVSPMDHFIKICHDELEALMGPVDTSLNLKPKGQLSGIMMVGLQGSGKTTTTGKLANRLIQQGRKPLLVAADIYRPAAVDQLKVLGERLKVPVYHEPGVQPPELARRGYAAAREQKCDVVLIDTAGRLAIDEALMSELESIKSNVHPDNILLVCDAMIGQDAVRTAAEFDRRLTLDGFILTKLDGDARGGAALSIKEVTGKPIKFLGMGESMDKLEEFRPEGLAGRILGFGDIVGLMKDFEKVVDEKKAEEDARKLLSGQFSMKDFVEQIRMVRKMGPLKDLLEKFPLFGDLTEHLNPDEKELTKIESMYDSMTPKERLRPDLINASRIGRIAKGSGRKPEDVRELLQKFGMMQQVMGTIGQNPGLLGRIPGFKQLGQLSQMRNMDLSSMFGGDPKMMEKMMSGGMPGMGMPMQLPQVAPGYTPPMGQAAMAKARLMGYAPPSSAGGKPEDRDAIKERRKREKENKKKNRKKK; encoded by the coding sequence ATGCTTGAGACCGTCACCAAGGGCTTCCGCGCCGCCAAGAACCGCCTCGCCGGCAAGAGCGAGCTCACTCCAGAGTTGGTCGACGAGTCGCTCCGCGACATCCGCGTCTCGCTCCTCGAGGCCGACGTAGCCTTCGACGTGGTGAAGAAGTTCGTCGCCCGCGTTCGCGAGAAGTCCGTGGGCGAGCTCGTCCAGACCACCCTCACCGATGCCTCGGGCCAGAAGCGCAAGGTCAGCCCGATGGACCACTTCATCAAGATCTGCCACGACGAGCTCGAGGCACTGATGGGGCCGGTCGACACGAGCCTGAACCTGAAGCCCAAGGGACAGCTCTCCGGCATCATGATGGTGGGTCTGCAGGGCTCCGGTAAGACGACCACCACGGGCAAGCTCGCCAACCGGCTGATTCAGCAGGGGCGCAAGCCGCTGCTCGTCGCCGCGGACATCTACCGCCCGGCCGCCGTGGACCAGCTCAAGGTGCTGGGCGAGCGGCTCAAGGTCCCCGTCTACCACGAGCCCGGCGTGCAGCCGCCCGAGCTGGCCAGGCGGGGCTACGCCGCCGCGCGCGAGCAGAAGTGCGACGTGGTGCTCATCGACACCGCCGGCCGGCTCGCCATCGACGAAGCGCTGATGTCGGAGCTGGAGTCCATCAAGTCGAACGTGCACCCGGACAACATCCTCCTGGTGTGCGACGCGATGATTGGTCAGGACGCGGTGCGCACGGCCGCGGAGTTCGACCGGCGCCTGACGCTGGATGGCTTCATCCTGACGAAGCTGGACGGTGACGCCCGCGGCGGCGCGGCGCTGTCCATCAAGGAAGTCACGGGCAAGCCCATCAAGTTCCTCGGCATGGGCGAGTCGATGGACAAGCTCGAGGAGTTCCGTCCGGAGGGCCTCGCGGGCCGGATTCTCGGGTTCGGCGACATCGTCGGCCTGATGAAGGACTTCGAGAAGGTCGTCGACGAGAAGAAGGCCGAGGAGGATGCGCGCAAGCTCCTGTCCGGCCAGTTCTCGATGAAGGACTTCGTCGAGCAGATCCGCATGGTGCGCAAGATGGGTCCCCTCAAGGACCTCTTGGAGAAGTTCCCGCTCTTCGGGGACCTCACCGAGCACCTCAATCCGGACGAGAAGGAGCTCACCAAGATTGAGTCGATGTACGACTCGATGACGCCGAAGGAGCGCCTGCGCCCGGACCTCATCAACGCCAGCCGGATTGGTCGCATCGCCAAGGGCAGCGGTCGCAAGCCGGAGGACGTGCGCGAGCTGCTCCAGAAGTTCGGGATGATGCAGCAGGTGATGGGGACCATCGGCCAGAACCCGGGCCTGCTGGGCCGCATCCCCGGCTTCAAGCAGCTGGGTCAGCTCTCGCAGATGCGGAACATGGACCTCTCCAGCATGTTCGGCGGGGACCCGAAGATGATGGAGAAGATGATGAGCGGCGGCATGCCGGGCATGGGGATGCCCATGCAGCTGCCCCAGGTGGCCCCCGGCTACACGCCTCCCATGGGCCAGGCGGCCATGGCGAAGGCGCGCCTCATGGGCTACGCCCCGCCCTCCTCCGCTGGCGGAAAGCCCGAGGACCGCGACGCCATCAAGGAGCGCCGCAAGCGGGAGAAGGAAAACAAGAAGAAGAACCGGAAGAAGAAGTAG